GGTGGGAATTGAAAACAAAAATTATATCCGCCAGCATTCGAAGTCTCATCGACATTCAACGGGTTGCCGTAAGTGGTTCCGACATTATAACGATACCACCCGACTTACTGGCAAAAATGGCAGATCATAAGTACACCAGACATACGGTAGAACAGTTTCTTAATGACGGCGCGGGACTCAATGAAGGGGCATACTAATGAAGGTTTACGTTGTATGTGGCGGGTATGGTACTAGAATGCGAACCATATTAGGAGACACACCGAAATCTCTTTGCTATGTGGATGCACAAAGAACTCTTTTGGACCTGCAGCTGGCTTGGTTGGGGCAGACACCAGTACATTTTTGTCTTGGTCATGGGTACGAAGCCATACAGCGCAAATTGTCGACCTATAGTTTTCGTTATTCGTCAACTGTTGAGAAGCCCAGAGGAGTGATCGCAGCATTGGTACACGCGCGCCCAAAGGAGGATTCGTTTGGGATACTGTTGGGCGACGTGTTGCCGCAAGTCCCCCTGCAAGAACTCTTGGATGCTGGTCGGAGAGAAATTTCCAAGGGGAAATCTATTATGTACATATCCGATGCCTTGGACGTACCCGGGCAGCGTGGAAATGTGTCGGTGTTGGGCTCTCACATAGTGTATTCCAAGAACCAGGCATTTCGAGGACAATTCGTCGATATTGGTTTTTGGGTATTACGCCGAGACCATCTTACGGTCAGACATTTTGACGAAGAAGCATTCTTTCGGGACTTAATTCAACACAACCTTCTGTCTACTTGCTGGGTATCGAAGCGCTCGTGGGAGGTTGGCTCGCCATATGGACTTAGACAGATACAAAAATCGTTTGGGGAGGTGCAGATTCCCAATGAGGATCACAATTGACCATTTGGCGCGATGCTTTGAAATCATGCGCAGCAAAAAGGGGAAATTGCTTATTTCAATTGATGGGTACGGTGGCTCGGGCAAGTCGACTTTGGCTCTGTCATTGGCACAGGTATCCCAGGAGATCAGCCTTGTTTCAATCGACGACTTTTATCTGCCACCGCATGCCCAGGATCATTCTAACGCAACCATAGGTCAATATTTTGATTGGCGTCGGCTCGAACAACAGGTTTTGATTCCTCTCCATAATAGCCAGAACGGGACATACCAACGATACGATTGGGATTTAGAGGACATGGCTGAATGGCACGATGTGCGGGCCAATCATGTCGTAATTATCGAGGGCGTTTTTTCTTCTCAAACTCGGTTGAGCCAGTTCTATGATATGACAATCTGGGTCGA
This genomic interval from Sulfobacillus thermosulfidooxidans DSM 9293 contains the following:
- a CDS encoding uridine kinase family protein, whose amino-acid sequence is MRITIDHLARCFEIMRSKKGKLLISIDGYGGSGKSTLALSLAQVSQEISLVSIDDFYLPPHAQDHSNATIGQYFDWRRLEQQVLIPLHNSQNGTYQRYDWDLEDMAEWHDVRANHVVIIEGVFSSQTRLSQFYDMTIWVEAPHSVRLSRGLRRDGESSRFMWESVWIPAEDHYVRTEMPQHRADMIVDGCSGYPDGHVNVLKVKPWLSAMLALKKPDDTPDDL